One Clavelina lepadiformis chromosome 1, kaClaLepa1.1, whole genome shotgun sequence genomic region harbors:
- the LOC143468192 gene encoding uncharacterized protein LOC143468192 isoform X1, with translation MPRLHSLKCLEDIALDAVVNRVFQLAALNHKRNECSDRNYEMLLKFLTPVNLYAPYFANKIHFTFSNNCKLLWPTLCFLGGSLTELDLSHFPKNTKRSIFSKDLLFVRLKCPMIRKLNLNGCFHVSFDSVKQIITNCKGSLEELQLRNIELNNTVLMAIGECRELHYLDISKDAPNSQYLPFRSLMRMFCHSGKPTALTHSLTQLHMTNVECKEDGASYFIAMLFLNWCPKLEQFSHSTLWDGLGRLCQLNCGPKHLRLTGGHHDSNTLHIATLEKEYGNDGCSAMLQCVPGMHSFNIVSRNEERINVLHIIQRLGLRLTNLNLTWEFPYSLLAYIGPMCPNLKTVFLTVLYKGSVHALNKNAKAIKKDFEKSSSNTSSASVKPWSNLNKLKLLWQHVPGHLISDSEMFGEDMSFLLKTICENSAGSLQSLYIEEVDGLDLDMLTEMFQNGTLCSLKRFTYVGFEITADVIWDWLTSNNSLKILEIFNSDTLEFEKHHIMQYIRERNLDVKLTVALK, from the coding sequence ATGCCTAGACTACATTCTCTGAAGTGTCTTGAGGATATAGCATTGGATGCCGTCGTCAACAGAGTTTTTCAGTTGGCTGCATTGAACCACAAAAGAAACGAATGCAGTGACAGAAACTATGAAATGCTTCTTAAATTTCTGACCCCAGTTAATTTGTATGCCCcttattttgcaaacaaaattcactttactttttcaaacaattgtaAACTTCTTTGGCCTACTTTGTGTTTTCTTGGTGGTTCATTGACTGAGTTGGATCTTTCCCATTTtccgaaaaatacaaaaaggtCTATTTTTTCAAAGGACTTACTTTTTGTTCGTCTAAAGTGCCCCATGATTCgaaaattgaatttaaatGGCTGCTTTCATGTTTCATTTGACAGTGTCAAGCAAATTATAACAAATTGCAAAGGGTCTTTGGAAGAACTGCAACTACGAAACATTGAGCTAAACAATACTGTTTTAATGGCAATAGGAGAATGTCGTGAACTTCACTACCTAGACATATCGAAAGATGCGCCAAATTCACAATACCTTCCATTTAGAAGTTTGATGAGGATGTTTTGTCATTCAGGAAAACCAACGGCGCTCACTCATAGTTTGACTCAGCTTCACATGACAAATGTGGAGTGTAAAGAAGATGGTGCATCTTATTTCATTGCAATGCTTTTTCTTAATTGGTGTCCAAAACTTGAACAATTTTCTCATTCCACGCTATGGGATGGTCTTGGTAGGCTTTGCCAGCTCAACTGCGGACCAAAACATCTTCGTTTAACTGGAGGCCACCACGATAGTAACACACTACATATTGCCACCCTTGAAAAAGAATACGGCAATGATGGATGTTCTGCTATGCTTCAGTGTGTGCCAGGAATGCATTCTTTCAATATAGTTTCCAGGAATGAGGAAAGGATAAACGTTTTGCATATCATCCAACGCCTGGGGTTAAGATTGAcgaatttaaatttaacttggGAATTTCCGTATTCCTTACTTGCATACATTGGACCCATGTGCCccaatttaaaaactgtttttctaACAGTTCTCTACAAAGGTAGTGTACATGCTTtgaacaaaaatgcaaaagctATAAAGAAAGACTTTGAAAAATCTTCTTCAAATACGTCAAGTGCCTCAGTGAAACCATGGTCAAATTTGAATAAGCTGAAGTTGTTGTGGCAACATGTTCCAGGACACTTGATATCTGACAGCGAAATGTTTGGTGAAGACATGTCATTTCTACTAAAAACAATCTGTGAAAATTCTGCAGGTTCACTTCAGAGTCTCTATATTGAAGAAGTTGATGGTCTTGATTTAGATATGTTGAcggaaatgtttcaaaacgGCACTTTGTGTAGTCTGAAACGTTTCACTTATGTAGGATTTGAGATTACTGCTGATGTGATTTGGGATTGGTTGACCtcaaataacagtttaaaAATCCTTGAGATTTTTAATTCTGATACACTAGAATTCGAGAAGCACCATATCATGCAGTATATTCGTGAAAGAAATTTAGATGTTAAGTTAACGGTTGCTTTAAAGTAA